One Rhinopithecus roxellana isolate Shanxi Qingling chromosome 7, ASM756505v1, whole genome shotgun sequence DNA segment encodes these proteins:
- the LOC104681936 gene encoding NADH dehydrogenase [ubiquinone] iron-sulfur protein 5-like: protein MPFLDIQKRFGLNIDRWWTIQSAEQPYKIATRCHAFEKEWIECTHGIGAIRAEKECKIEYDDFVECLLRQKTMKRVGTIRRQWDKLIKEGKHIPPPHHIGKEEPRP from the coding sequence ATGCCTTTCTTGGACATCCAGAAAAGGTTCGGCCTTAACATAGATCGATGGTGGACAATCCAGAGTGCTGAACAGCCCTACAAGATTGCTACTCGATGCCATGCTTTTGAAAAAGAATGGATAGAATGTACACATGGAATTGGTGCTATCCGGGCAGAGAAAGAGTGCAAGATAGAATATGATGATTTTGTAGAGTGTTTGCTTCGGCAGAAAACGATGAAACGTGTGGGTACCATCAGGAGGCAGTGGGATAAGCTGATAAAGGAAGGGAAGCACATCCCTCCACCTCACCACATTGGCAAGGAGGAGCCTCGGCCCTGA